Genomic window (Deinococcus yavapaiensis KR-236):
ACGTGGGGCGACAATGCCTTGAACGTGCAAACGCTGCGCTCGTCGGGCTACACGGGCTTCAACGCCACGACGAGCGTCGCCGTGTGCGTCGGCGACACGGGCATCGACGGGACCCACAAGGAGTTCGCGGGCAAACTCAAGGGCTATCAGAACTTCATGGGTGACGGACGCAACGATCCGAACCAGCTCAACGACGTGTCGCACCACGGCACGCACGTCAGCGGCACGATCTTCGCGCAGTACAACGTAGGGTCGGCCGGGCTTCAAAGCGGCATGGACGCGAACGGCGTCGGCGGCGTCGCTTCAGGCGTGAACCTTTACATGGCGCGCGTTCTCGGCGACGACGGCAGCGGTTCGTCGAGCGGCATCATCAACGGCGTGAACTGGTGCGTTTCTAAGCTCAAGAGCCAAGGCGGTCCCGAAGGACACGTCGTCATCAGCCTCTCGCTTGGCAGCAGCCGTGGCAGCAAGACCGAGCAGCGCGCCTACGACTCCGCGTACAGCAAGGGCGCCCTCATCATCGCGGCGAGCGGCAACGACGGCGGCCCCATCGGCTACCCCGCGAACTACACGTCCGTCGTGGCGGTCGGCGCGATCGACGATCACGCGAACCTCGCGTCGTTCAGCAACTTCGGCGCGGATCAAGAGCTCGTCGGACCGGGCGTGGCCGTCCTGAGCTCGGTGCCGACCGGCACGGGCCTCGCGGCCAGCGCGAGCGCCACGGGCGTCACGGCGTACACCAGCGTCCTCGCCGCCGAGTTCGCTGCCAAGGGAACGGTCGCGAACACCGCGATCGTCGCGACGAACTCGGCGAACAACGAGCTCTGCGGCGTCGGCACGACGGACGCGAACCTCGGCGGCAAGATCGCCCTCATCGCGCGCGGCACCTGCTCGTTCGAGGAGAAGGTCAACAACGCCGTCTCGAGCGGCGCGAAGGCCGTCATCATCTACAACAACGCGGCGGGCGACCTCGGCATGACGCTCAACGTGCAAAAGACCGTCCCGGTCGTCGGAATCACCCAACAAGACGGTCAGAACACCCTCGCCGCCATCAACGCCTCGGCCACGAAGAGCACGCCGGGCACCGTGAGCATCACGAGCGCCGACTACGAGTACTTCGACGGCACGAGCATGGCGACGCCGCACGTGTCGGCCGCCGCCGCGCTCGTGTGGGCGACGAAGCCGACGTACAGCAACGCGCAGATTCGTTCGCTGCTGCAATCCACCGCGACGGACCTCGGTACGACCGGCAAGGACAACAACTTCGGCTACGGCCTCGTGAATCCCCTCAAGGCGATCAACACCAACTGACGTCCTGACGACCGAACAAGAGCGAGAGGGTCTTTCGTGGCCCTCTCGCTCTTCTTGTTCACGACTTGCACTGAGCCAAAACGCGCAGGTGAAGCGCGGGGTTCGCCGCCTATCCTGATCGCTATGACCTTCTCGTTCGAAGAGCGCCTCGATCGCTACGCCGACGTGCTCGTGCGCGTCGGCGTGAACCTCCAGCCCGGCCAACGTCTGCTGCTGGGCGCGGACCTCACGGCCGCGCCCCTCGCCCGCTTGATCGCCAAGCACGCCTACGCCGCCGGATCTCCCCTGGTGAACACGGTGTGGGACGACGCGGAAACGACGCGCACGCGCTTGCTGCACGCGTCACCCGACACGCTCGCGGAATTTCCCGAGTGGCAGGCGCGCTTGTGGCGCGAAACCGCCGAGCGTGGCGACGCCTACTTGTACGTGAAAGCCGACGATCCCGGTCTGCTCGCCGACATCCACCCCGACCTCGTGGACCGTGACCGACGCGCTCGGCAAACCGCGTTGCGCCCGTTCTCGCAGCTTTTGCGCAAGAACGCGTTCGCGTGGTGCCGCGCCGCGTCGCCGAGCCTTCCGTGGGCGACGCGCGTCTTTCCCGACTTGCCGCCGCAGGCCGCCTTGGAGCGCCTGTGGAACGACGTCTTTCAGGTGACTCGCGTAGACGAACCGGACCCCGTCGGGGCGTGGTGGGCGCACACGAACGAGTTGGAGAGGCGGGCGAACGAACTCAACGCCCGTCGTTACCGCGCCGTGCACTTTCGAGGTCCCGGCACCGACTTGCAAGTCGGGCTCGCCGATCGGCACGTGTGGGTGGGCGGCGCGTCGCTCACGCCGTCGAACGTGCCGTTCGCTGCCAACGTCCCCACCGAGGAAATTTTCACCTCGCCGCATCGTGAGCGCGTGCACGGCACGGTTCGCGCCACGAAACCGCTGGCGTTGTCCGGAACGATCGTGGAAGGCATCGAGATGCGCTTCGAGGGCGGGCGGATCGTGGAGGCGCGCGCTTCGCGCGGCGAGGAAGCCTTGCGCCGCGCCCTCGATACCGACGAGGGCGCGCGCTTCCTCGGGGAAGTCGCGCTCGTGTCCGCCCGGTCGCCGGTGGCCGCGACCCGCACGCTCTTCCTCGACACCTTGTACGACGAGAACGCCGCGTCCCACATCGCGTTCGGCGCGTCGTACGGCGAGAACTTCGAGCGGGGCAACGACCTCACCTTGGCAGAGCTCGCGGCGCTCGGCGCGAACGACTCTCTCACGCACGTCGACTTCATGGTGGGCGACGAGAACGTCGACGTGGACGGACTTCGCGAGGATGGAACACGCGAAGTCCTGCTTCGTGACGGAGACTGGGCGTTCTGATTCGCCGTCCTTGAACACGAGGGCCTCGCGCGAGACGCACAGATCTCGGAGGTTCGCGTGCCGCCTTCTCGGTTCCAGGTGTCTCGCCGCCCGTCAGGGTCACGAGGTGCCAAAGGCCGAGCCCATCAAGCGGACCGGTGATGTTGGCGCTCGGTTCCCGGGTGCGTCAAGGCGCGGCCTTCTCGCCGAAGGCCGCGCGTCCGCTCAATCCTTTCGGCTCACGCCGCGCGAAACGGCCGCCGCCGCCAAACCGCCCGCGAAGTACCACGTGACCGTCAGAAGTTGCGTGAACGGCGACCGCGCGTCGGGTTGCCGCCCCAATCCGAGACGATGCGGCAGGAACACCGCGCCGAGGCCCGCCGCGAGGCCGAGGGCAGCGCCGCGCGTCCACGTGCCCCGCGGCGAACCGACGCTCACGAGAGCGTAGTACAGCGAGTTCGACACGACGTCGCCCAGCATGGCCGCGCGGTACAAGTCCTCGCCGTGGGGCGGCTCGGCGCCGACAGCCGAGATCGTCTTTTCCAAGCCGCGCTCCCCGATCACGTCCATGCGTGGAGCGTGCGGCACGGCGCGGCGCACGCCCTCGTTGAGCAGCGTGACGGTGAGGGCTCCGGCAAGACCGCTCGCGAAGCCTTTCAAAGTGCCGTTCTTGTCGTTGTGCATCGTGACCTCCTCTCGCTTCTGCATACTCCACGCGGCGAGGCGTCGTGCCCTGTCTGAAGAAGCGCTCATCATCGCGGGGGCGGTTTACAGCCCATCGTGATCTGGAACCACGTTCATGGTGGAGGGCCAACAAGAAGCGCATTCCCTTTTCCGTCGAGGCGAAGGGACGTTCCGGCATTTCCCGCTCGACTTGAGGAGTACGACTGCACGACCGGCATCGGAAGCCCGAAGGCGAACACGATCGTTCCGTCCTTGCAACGCACTAGCGCAAGAGCCTCTTCAAAGTTCCTGCGCGTTCGGTAGGCTGTCGTATGAACGTGTCTTTCCTCATTCGTTCGACGACGCCCGGTGACGCGCCCGCGTTTCACGCCGTGATGATGGCCGCCGGGATGGATCCGCGCAGCTCATGGACTCGCACGACGGTCGCGCAAGTCGAGTGGTCCCTCGTGAACCACGGGGGCTTCGTGGCGATTTCGGGTGAGCGCGTCGTGGGCTGCGTCGGTCATCGTCCGGACGGCCCCGCCACGTTGACGCTCAACAAGCTCGCCGTGCTGCCCGAGGCGCGTGGATCGGGCGTCGCGCGGGCGCTCGTGGCGGCGGTCGAGGAGGTCGCGCGCGAGCGGCACTTCGAGCGCGTCCTGCTCGCCGTGAGTCAATTCAACCTCTCGGTGATCGGCTTTTACGAGAAGCTAGGGTACGCGGTGAACGGCGCGGCGACGTACGCCTTCGCCAGTCCTCTCAGCCCGCCGCCCGTCGTGATGACGAAGCAAATCGACGCGCGCTGAAGGTGAGCGACAGGGCGGAGGCCCCGCGGCCGACAAGCGGTTCGTCACACGCTCACGAGGCCGCGCCGCACGCCTTCCCGTAGAGCGGCGGCACGACTGGACACCCCGAGTTTCGAGTACAAGGCGCTCAAGTGGAACTTCACGGTATTCTCGCTGATGTCGAGCTTGGCGGCGATGCGCTTGTTCGGATCCCCATTGGCGAGAAGCACGAGGACGTCGCGTTCACGCGGAGTGAGCGGCTCGATGTCGACAAAGTCGCCACTCGCCCGTTCGAGCGTCGTCACCTCCGCCAGCGAAACGTCGGCGAGTTCGAGCGGCAAGACGGCAAGGCCGACGAAGGCCGACGCCAACCCCGCCGAGAGTTCCTCGGCGGTCGCGTCGAACGGCAGGAGAGCCCAGCCGGACGGGCGAAGCGTGCGGACGAGCGCGAACGTCTCCTCGTCGGCGCCGAGCACCACGAGGGCGGGCGGCGGCAAGCTCGGCAGCACCTCGACGAGCCGCGCGAACGCCGCGTCCACCACGAGGACGTCCGCACCCGGAGCGGCGTCGAGGTCCAGCGGGGACGCGAGCTCTCCGACGATCTTGGCGTTCGGCAGCAAGGCGCGCAACTCCGCGCGCACCGACGGTGACGCCGCGCCGATCAGTACGCGCGCGCCCGCGTCCGTCACGCCGCCCTCGCCTCACGCAAGCGCACCACGACGCTGGACGTCGCGCCGCCCCGCCACACGTCCAGCGTCAACTCGCCCGCCGCCGTGAGGTACGCCCGAAGCGCTTCGGGATGAGGCAGGAGTTCGCCGTTCGCCGCGAGAATCACGTCGCCCACGCGCAATCCCGCTTCCCGAGCGGCGCTTGCGTTCTCCACGAACGTCACGATCACGACGCGACGTCCGTCGAGTCGCGCGCTCGCCGCGCCCACGCCCAACTTCACCTTCGGCGCGTCGAGGTTCGCGAGCCAAGCGTGCGCGACATGCGCGGGCACCGCCACGCCGAGACGTCCGCCCCACACCATGCTGTTCACGCCGATCACTTCACCCGAGGCGTTGACGAGAGGTCCGCCCGAATTGCCGGGCGCGAGGCGAACGTCGCTTCGCACGAATTCGCGAGGTGCGCGCCCGAACCTCACTTCGCCGAGCCCGCTCACGACGCCGTGGGTCAGCACCCACGGACGGCCCCACGGGTGGCCGAGCGCGAACACGAGCTCTCCGAGGCGAAGCGCCCTCGAGTCTCCGACGCGCACGAAAGGCAGAGAAGCCTTCGTCTCCAGCAACGCGAGGTCCAGGGCAGGATCGCTCGCCACGACACGCGCTTCCATCCACGAGCCGTCCTCACGTGCGAGCTTCACGTCGTTTCGTCTCGCGACCACGTGATGATTCGTCAAGACGCGCACGCCCGACGGTGAAACGCTCCACACGAACGCGCCGCCGTGACCACGTCCGGACCGCACGTGCAGCACGGACGCTTTCAAGTCGTCGAGCCACTCCGGCACTTTGGGAATCGACGCGAAAGGCATGCTCCTCACCGCTCCCTGGCACCCAACGTCACCTGCACGCCGAGAGGTTGGCCGCCGCGCAGCACGCCGAGCACGACCGTTTCGTTCGCGCCGCTCGTCACGCGCTCCATGAGCGCTCCCCCGGAGTCGAGCGCCTCGCCGTTCCACGTCAGCAAGACGTCTCCGAGCAGCAGGGCGGCGGCGGCGGGACTGCCGCTTTCGACGCCCAGCACGAGCAAGCCCACGTTGCCCGTTTCGAGCTTCACCTCTTGGATGTTCACGCCGAGGAAGCCGCGCGGCGTCGATCCGTGCGCCGACAAGGACGTCGCCACCTCCATCGCTCGGGCAACGGGCACCGCGAGAATTTCGCCGCGCGACACGCCCGCGTTCACCAAACCGACGAGGGCGCCGCGCGCGTTCACGAGCGCGCTTCCCGAGAAGCCCGGGTAAGGCGCGGCGTCCGTGCGAATCCACACGCCACGACCGCTCGAACGGCGCCTCGGCCCGCGCGGCGCTCCGTGCGCCTCACCGCTCACCACGCCCGACGAGACCATCGGCGATCCCCCGGGCTTGGCGACCGCGAGGACGATGCTTCCAAGGCGCGCCGCTTCCCCGACGTCGATCGCCGGGGCGTTCAGACCGCTCACCTTCACGAGGGCGAGGTCCGTTGCCGCGTCCCGTCCCGTCACGGTTCCTTCCAGCCG
Coding sequences:
- a CDS encoding S8 family serine peptidase translates to MRAAGVVVLSLALAACGQQGPSSSISSGDVQAQGVQQNQGRYLVGFKRGVGVDRAAISRVGGQITQEWRELDAAAVRLPAAALNGLRNNPNVEYVEDDVIRYALGKRSVVSDGKPSASAPSATPSATATVGPWTASGEFTWGDNALNVQTLRSSGYTGFNATTSVAVCVGDTGIDGTHKEFAGKLKGYQNFMGDGRNDPNQLNDVSHHGTHVSGTIFAQYNVGSAGLQSGMDANGVGGVASGVNLYMARVLGDDGSGSSSGIINGVNWCVSKLKSQGGPEGHVVISLSLGSSRGSKTEQRAYDSAYSKGALIIAASGNDGGPIGYPANYTSVVAVGAIDDHANLASFSNFGADQELVGPGVAVLSSVPTGTGLAASASATGVTAYTSVLAAEFAAKGTVANTAIVATNSANNELCGVGTTDANLGGKIALIARGTCSFEEKVNNAVSSGAKAVIIYNNAAGDLGMTLNVQKTVPVVGITQQDGQNTLAAINASATKSTPGTVSITSADYEYFDGTSMATPHVSAAAALVWATKPTYSNAQIRSLLQSTATDLGTTGKDNNFGYGLVNPLKAINTN
- a CDS encoding aminopeptidase, with protein sequence MTFSFEERLDRYADVLVRVGVNLQPGQRLLLGADLTAAPLARLIAKHAYAAGSPLVNTVWDDAETTRTRLLHASPDTLAEFPEWQARLWRETAERGDAYLYVKADDPGLLADIHPDLVDRDRRARQTALRPFSQLLRKNAFAWCRAASPSLPWATRVFPDLPPQAALERLWNDVFQVTRVDEPDPVGAWWAHTNELERRANELNARRYRAVHFRGPGTDLQVGLADRHVWVGGASLTPSNVPFAANVPTEEIFTSPHRERVHGTVRATKPLALSGTIVEGIEMRFEGGRIVEARASRGEEALRRALDTDEGARFLGEVALVSARSPVAATRTLFLDTLYDENAASHIAFGASYGENFERGNDLTLAELAALGANDSLTHVDFMVGDENVDVDGLREDGTREVLLRDGDWAF
- a CDS encoding GNAT family N-acetyltransferase, with the protein product MNVSFLIRSTTPGDAPAFHAVMMAAGMDPRSSWTRTTVAQVEWSLVNHGGFVAISGERVVGCVGHRPDGPATLTLNKLAVLPEARGSGVARALVAAVEEVARERHFERVLLAVSQFNLSVIGFYEKLGYAVNGAATYAFASPLSPPPVVMTKQIDAR
- a CDS encoding helix-turn-helix transcriptional regulator, with protein sequence MTDAGARVLIGAASPSVRAELRALLPNAKIVGELASPLDLDAAPGADVLVVDAAFARLVEVLPSLPPPALVVLGADEETFALVRTLRPSGWALLPFDATAEELSAGLASAFVGLAVLPLELADVSLAEVTTLERASGDFVDIEPLTPRERDVLVLLANGDPNKRIAAKLDISENTVKFHLSALYSKLGVSSRAAALREGVRRGLVSV
- a CDS encoding S1C family serine protease; amino-acid sequence: MPFASIPKVPEWLDDLKASVLHVRSGRGHGGAFVWSVSPSGVRVLTNHHVVARRNDVKLAREDGSWMEARVVASDPALDLALLETKASLPFVRVGDSRALRLGELVFALGHPWGRPWVLTHGVVSGLGEVRFGRAPREFVRSDVRLAPGNSGGPLVNASGEVIGVNSMVWGGRLGVAVPAHVAHAWLANLDAPKVKLGVGAASARLDGRRVVIVTFVENASAAREAGLRVGDVILAANGELLPHPEALRAYLTAAGELTLDVWRGGATSSVVVRLREARAA
- a CDS encoding S1C family serine protease; this translates as MNDFDVTAFSNALADAAETALKSVVTVWGAQSRPISGVVVRSGEVLTVEHVLMSDTVTVQWEGERLEGTVTGRDAATDLALVKVSGLNAPAIDVGEAARLGSIVLAVAKPGGSPMVSSGVVSGEAHGAPRGPRRRSSGRGVWIRTDAAPYPGFSGSALVNARGALVGLVNAGVSRGEILAVPVARAMEVATSLSAHGSTPRGFLGVNIQEVKLETGNVGLLVLGVESGSPAAAALLLGDVLLTWNGEALDSGGALMERVTSGANETVVLGVLRGGQPLGVQVTLGARER